In Gouania willdenowi chromosome 24, fGouWil2.1, whole genome shotgun sequence, a single window of DNA contains:
- the sipa1l1 gene encoding signal-induced proliferation-associated 1-like protein 1 isoform X1 — protein MTSLKRSQTERSVGGSVPASDEFYTRRLRLPNGGAPPPRSESAHISSSSTTGTNPGVPKMGVRARVADWPPRKDGGGGGVWHITVETDSPSSTSTSTSSGSGSGDRERLLGEGGGRGGGGGGMGSGGSGGGSGGGGGGGGGVSAVAAHSNLSAKLGHLISPQDSSMLRNIHNTLKNKMQSKGKDNRFLSPDGYLGSPRKGMRRIRQRSNSDITISELDVDGNEGWSFSGWTPMHREYGSTSSIDKHGVSGESFFDMLKGYQSAEAPDQRSPAPERLTELLTVAPIKQAALDLPDGPLGPARGSPASRLKEREKQLKRRSKSEAGSESIFRKLRSVKVEGDSSRAGSDAEDGGKADESGSLPKPWVCQKGFAHFDVQSLLFDLNEAIHSRQSGGKRKNTTTGASAAAAASASATSSLSSNQSGMYGSPCGSQEELSKDGTGPNTNPALDPGDDKSNDLVLSCPCFRNEIGGEGERNISPAKQQGSIGSGGSSGSSTGSTEEGPLDATLTTHFTNAGVAVLEATKDGQSQHSDRSKRYIVEHVDLGAYYYRKYFYLREHWNYLGVDENLGPVAVSLRREKLEEHKDHGQQYNYRVIFRTSELNTLRGSILEDAVPSTSKHGLGRGLPLKEVLEYLVPELNVHCLRLALNTPKVTDQLMKLDEQGLSFQRKVGVMYCMAGQSSEEEMYNNEAAGPALEEFLHLLGERVRLKGFTKYRAQLDTKTDSTGTHSLYTTYKDYEIMFHVSTMLPYTPNNKQQLLRKRHIGNDIVTIVFQEPGALPFTPKNIRSHFQHVFVIVRAHNPCSDNSSYSVAVTRSRDMPSFGPPILEGVSFPKSSVFREFLLAKVINAENAAHKSHKFRAMATRTRQEYLRDLAERHTTSTPIDPSGKFPFISLAHKKKEKTRPYGGAELRSLGAITWPVYAEDHGNGGELEALLAISNDFVILLDQEFKAVVFNCATKDVIGWTLSSPASLRIFYERGECVSLRSIGNNTEDFKEVVKRLEFLTKGCETSEMTLRRNGLGQLGFHVNYEGIVAEVEPYGYAWQAGLRQGSRLVEICKVSVATLTHEQMIDLLRTSMAVRVIIIPPHDDATPRRGCSELYRAPVSEYKGSSTDSGSFEYKFPFRSNNNKWQRTSSSPQQSLTASPQPHTPNRAISLGSSVGKTLSAERLERGAVIPRSVSSDGRPLDPKRMSPGSESYSLASSMALGRSPHNRSSPSNLSCSSEASGSSAHWRQKSMPEQYPSSRHSPMSSERREIVGEGGSSGKSTPNWSRMEEDGGERGSTEAPVSKSGQGYSGAPRIQRQEQVIHLSPKKGSQSDGPYSGHSSSNTLSSTASSGGHSDSDKWYELGAGGGGSVGDQGDLEPNGLGGGGYLQGVSADSGIDTSSYGASHHSHPHSHHGSTTSLLAPSGSRESRERTASPWHSPTEGGRRMLERSPAAAESPGPPGERSMDAPGRPTHLLVRDSSTFSLSEAGSHSRHSSPRDESSSSTTSPSSQSSVSPGPKSFYPRQGAQSKYLIGWRKPGSTINSVDFGDTRKKSPGESAVDVIPTPAARPSLRDMHSPQPHAKSTMEEDMKRHGLPDSPPPPRKHKEKHVQKSPPSQPLGRRRSLHRTLSDESIYRGQRLPPLRDNVAEPTLGADVLFSCSTLPRSPTTRGVPLRRPSYKLGVKLHGDLSASDTSLVDLVERHRGPLPQELMPLPLSNRDSPLGWTHLVDVANTFENDRTTHYVQRSYMFGDPGHRSSGASSPQQPHIELQPAPMSRPSSSEGHIGLERKVTKLEAVVKMLQDDLKKEREEKLRLQAQIKRLWEDNQRLQEESQTSAAKLKKFTEWVFNTIDMN, from the exons ATGACCAGTCTGAAGCGTTCTCAGACAGAGCGTTCAGTCGGAGGCTCTGTACCAGCTAGTGATGAGTTCTACACCCGTCGTCTACGACTGCCCAATGGAGGGGCACCGCCACCACGCAGCGAGAGTGCCcacatctcctcctcctccaccaccgGCACCAACCCAGGCGTTCCTAAGATGGGGGTTCGGGCCCGTGTGGCTGACTGGCCTCCAAGGAAAGATGGCGGAGGAGGTGGGGTGTGGCATATCACCGTGGAGACTGACTCACCCAGTTCTACCAGCACTTCCACTTCCTCAGGATCAGGAAGTGGGGACAGGGAGAGACTTTTAGGAGAGGGTGGAGGTAGAGGTGGTGGAGGAGGGGGAATGGGTAGTGGTGGTTCTGGTGGTGGttctggtggtggtggtggaggtggtggaggaGTTTCAGCTGTTGCAGCCCACAGTAACCTATCAGCAAAGCTAGGTCACCTGATAAGCCCGCAGGACTCCTCTATGCTGCGAAACATCCACAACACGCTGAAGAACAAGATGCAAAGCAAAGGCAAGGACAATCGCTTTCTGTCACCGGATGGATATTTAGGTTCCCCTCGCAAAGGCATGCGACGCATCCGTCAGCGCAGTAACAGTGATATAACTATTAGTGAGCTGGATGTAGACGGAAATGAGGGCTGGTCCTTCTCTGGTTGGACACCAATGCACCGCGAGTATGGCAGCACTTCATCCATAGACAAACACGGAGTGTCAGGAGAGAGCTTCTTTGACATGCTGAAAGGATATCAGTCTGCAGAGGCCCCTGACCAGCGAAGTCCAGCCCCAGAGAGGCTAACCGAGCTCCTCACTGTGGCTCCCATAAAACAAGCGGCGCTGGACCTGCCAGACGGACCTTTGGGACCAGCCCGAGGAAGCCCTGCCAGTCGACTAAAGGAACGAGAAAAGCAGTTGAAGAGAAGATCAAAGTCAGAAGCAGGAAGTGAGTCGATATTCCGCAAACTTCGCAGCGTGAAGGTGGAAGGAGACTCTTCAAGGGCCGGCTCGGATGCTGAAGATGGAGGGAAGGCCGATGAAAGTGGCTCACTTCCCAAACCATGGGTGTGCCAAAAAGGCTTTGCCCATTTTGATGTCCAGTCTCTACTCTTTGACCTCAATGAGGCAATCCACAGTCGGCAATCTGGGGGCAAacgcaaaaacacaacaactggTGCTTCGGCGGCTGCTGCCGCCTCTGCTTCAGCCACATCATCGCTTTCATCCAATCAGAGCGGAATGTATGGGTCACCTTGTGGCTCGCAGGAGGAGCTTAGCAAAGATGGAACAGGGCCCAATACCAACCCTGCTCTGGATCCTGGTGATGACAAGAGCAATGACTTAGTTCTGAGCTGTCCTTGTTTTAGAAATGAGATTGGAGGAGAGGGTGAGCGAAACATTTCTCCTGCTAAACAG CAGGGAAGCATCGGCAGTGGTGGAAGCTCAGGCAGCTCCACAGGGAGCACGGAGGAAGGACCTTTAGATGCCACTCTCACCACTCATTTCACCAATGCTGGTGTGGCAGTGTTGGAAGCAACCAAGGACGGTCAAAGCCAACACTCTGACAGGTCCAAACGATACATAGTGGAGCATGTGGACCTTGGAGCCTATTACTACAGAAAATACTTCTACCTTAGAG AGCACTGGAACTATCTTGGGGTGGATGAGAACCTTGGCCCAGTGGCTGTGAGTCTGAGGAGAGAGAAACTAGAGGAGCACAAAGATCACGGCCAACAGTACAACTACAGGGTCATCTTCAGAACCAGTGAG CTTAACACTCTACGAGGTTCCATCCTGGAAGACGCCGTACCGTCCACGTCCAAACACGGCCTTGGCCGAGGCCTGCCTCTCAAGGAAGTGTTGGAGTACCTTGTGCCTGAACTCAACGTCCACTGCTTGCGACTTGCACTCAACACACCAAAAGTCACAGACCAGTTGATGAAGCTAGACGAGCAGGGG CTCAGTTTCCAGCGTAAAGTGGGGGTGATGTACTGCATGGCGGGCCAGAGCAGCGAAGAGGAGATGTACAACAATGAGGCTGCAGGCCCCGCCCTGGAGGAGTTTCTCCACCTGCTCGGCGAGAGGGTTCGGCTCAAAGGCTTCACCAAATATCGAGCTCAACTGGACACAAAGA CCGACTCGACTGGAACTCACTCCTTGTACACAACGTACAAAGACTATGAGATCATGTTCCACGTGTCCACTATGTTGCCATACACTCCGAACAATAAACAGCAG CTACTGCGTAAGCGTCACATTGGGAACGACATCGTCACCATTGTGTTCCAGGAGCCCGGGGCTCTTCCCTTCACCCCTAAAAACATCCGCTCCCACTTCCAGCACGTCTTTGTCATCGTACGAGCACATAACCCGTGTTCTGACAACAGCTCCTACAG TGTGGCAGTCACTCGCTCCAGAGACATGCCGTCCTTTGGTCCACCTATCCTTGAGGGTGTGTCGTTTCCCAAGTCGTCTGTGTTTCGGGAGTTCCTGCTCGCCAAAGTCATCAATGCAGAAAATGCCGCCCACAAATCTCACAAGTTTCGGGCCATGGCCACGCGAACACGCCAAGAGTACTTGCGGGATCTTGCTGAGCGCCACACAACCAGTACGCCAATCGATCCCTCTGGAAAGTTTCCTTTCATCTCATTGGCTCataagaagaaggagaagactCGACCGTATGGAGGTGCAGAGCTGCGCAGTCTTGGTGCAATAACCTGGCCGGTCTATGCTGAGGATCATGGGAATGGAGGTGAACTGGAGGCCCTGTTGGCCATTTCCAATGACTTTGTCATCCTGCTGGACCAGGAGTTTAAGGCGGTGGTTTTTAACTGTGCCACCAAGGACGTGATAGGCTGGACGCTGAGCAGTCCGGCATCCCTGAGGATTTTCTATGAGCGAGGAGAATGTGTGTCCCTGAGGAGTATTGGCAATAACACGGAGGACTTCAAAGAAGTGGTGAAACGACTTGAG TTTCTTACAAAGGGCTGTGAAACGTCAGAGATGACACTTCGGCGAAATGGCCTGGGTCAGCTCGGTTTCCACGTGAATTATGAAGGCATCGTGGCAGAG GTGGAGCCGTACGGCTATGCCTGGCAGGCAGGTTTGCGACAAGGAAGCCGTTTAGTGGAAATCTGCAAAGTGTCCGTGGCAACCCTGACCCATGAGCAGATGATTGACCTCCTGCGGACCTCAATGGCGGTACGCGTCATCATCATCCCACCCCACGATGACGCCACTCCtcgcag GGGTTGTTCAGAGCTCTACCGAGCGCCTGTGTCAGAATACAAGGGTAGCAGCACTGACAGCGGCTCCTTCGAGTACAAGTTCCCTTTccgcagcaacaacaacaaatggcaGAGGACGTCAAGCAGCCCCCAGCAGTCGCTGACCGCCTCCCCACAGCCGCACACACCCAACCGGGCCATAAGCCTGGGCAGCTCGGTGGGAAAGACTCTGTCTGCTGAGCGGCTGGAGAGAGGGGCTGTTATTCCACGCAGCGTCAGCAGCGATGGGCGACCTCTGGACCCCAAAAG GATGTCTCCAGGCAGTGAGAGTTACAGCCTGGCCTCTTCAATGGCATTAGGTCGCTCCCCTCATAATCGCAGCTCACCCAGTAACCTGTCCTGTTCCAGTGAAGCTTCTGGAAGCTCTGCTCACTGGAGACAGAAGTCCATGCCAGAGCA GTACCCAAGCAGCCGCCATTCACCGATGTCCTCTGAGAGAAGGGAAATAGTGGGAGAGGGCGGGTCAAGTGGGAAGTCTACACCTAATTGGTCGAGAATGGAGGAAGATGGAGGTGAACGAGGCTCCACAG AGGCTCCAGTGTCCAAGTCTGGTCAAGGCTACTCAGGAGCTCCTCGAATCCAGAGGCAGGAGCAGGTCATCCACCTTTCACCGAAGAAGGGCAGTCAG TCTGACGGCCCATACTCTGGACACTCGAGCAGCAACACTCTGTCCAGCACAGCGTCCAGCGGGGGCCACAGCGACAGCGACAAATGGTACGAGCTCGGCGCAGGCGGCGGCGGCTCAGTGGGCGACCAAGGTGACCTGGAGCCCAATGGCCTGGGGGGAGGCGGCTACCTTCAGGGCGTCTCGGCCGACAGCGGCATTGACACCAGCTCGTACGGAGCATCTCACCACTCCCACCCCCACTCCCACCACGGCAGCACCACTTCTCTGCTGGCTCCCAGTGGGAGCAGGGAGAGTCGTGAGCGAACGGCCTCCCCCTGGCACAGTCCCACCGAGGGGGGCCGAAGGATGCTGGAGAGGTCGCCAGCCGCCGCGGAGTCTCCTGGACCTCCTGGGGAAAGAAGCATGGATGCACCGGGTCGACCCACGCATCTGCTCGTCAGAGACAGCAGCACTTTCAGTCTGAGTGAAGCCGGGTCGCATTCCAG GCACAGTTCTCCCAGAGATGAATCTTCCTCCTCGACTACTTCCCCTTCATCCCAGTCTTCAGTCTCTCCTGGACCCAAAAGCTTCTACCCCCGACAGGGAGCTCAGTCCAAGTACCTAATTGGCTGGAGGAAGCCCGGCTCCACCATCAACTCTGTGGACTTTGGAGACACAAGAAA GAAATCTCCTGGAGAAAGTGCAGTGGATGTGATTCCCACCCCAGCAGCCAGGCCGTCCCTCAGAGACATGCACTCGCCTCAGCCTCACGCCAAGTCCACCATGGAGGAGGACATGAAGAGGCACGGCCTTCCCGACAGTCCTCCACCCCCACGCAAACATAAAGAAAAG CACGTCCAGAAATCCCCGCCAAGCCAGCCGCTCGGGCGCCGCCGATCACTCCATCGCACCCTGTCCGATGAGAGCATCTATCGTGGTCAGCGCCTCCCCCCGCTGAGAGACAACGTGGCAGAACCAACGCTGGGCGCCGACGTTCTCTTCAGCTGCTCCACTTTGCCTCGCTCCCCCACCACCCGTGGTGTGCCCCTCAGACGGCCCTCCTACAAGCTGGGAGTCAAACTGCACG GTGATCTCTCTGCGTCGGACACATCCCTGGTGGATTTGGTGGAGCGTCACCGTGGACCTCTCCCCCAGGAGCTGATGCCTCTCCCCTTGTCCAATAGGGACAGTCCTCTGGGGTGGACGCACCTGGTGGACGTGGCCAACACTTTTGAGAACGACAGAACCACACATTACG TTCAGAGAAGTTACATGTTTGGTGACCCAGGTCATCGAAGCAGTGGGGCCTCCAGTCCTCAGCAGCCACACATAGAGCTGCAGCCCGCCCCCATGTCACGGCCCTCATCGAG TGAGGGCCACATAGGTCTGGAGAGGAAGGTGACAAAACTGGAGGCTGTGGTGAAAATGCTGCAGGACGACCTAAAGAAG GAGCGTGAGGAGAAGCTGCGTCTCCAGGCTCAGATCAAACGGCTGTGGGAAGACAACCAGAGGCTGCAGGAGGAGTCACAGACCTCCGCCGccaagctgaagaagttcaCAGAGTGGGTCTTCAACACCATTGACATGAACTGA
- the sipa1l1 gene encoding signal-induced proliferation-associated 1-like protein 1 isoform X2: MCPLKRSQTERSVGGSVPASDEFYTRRLRLPNGGAPPPRSESAHISSSSTTGTNPGVPKMGVRARVADWPPRKDGGGGGVWHITVETDSPSSTSTSTSSGSGSGDRERLLGEGGGRGGGGGGMGSGGSGGGSGGGGGGGGGVSAVAAHSNLSAKLGHLISPQDSSMLRNIHNTLKNKMQSKGKDNRFLSPDGYLGSPRKGMRRIRQRSNSDITISELDVDGNEGWSFSGWTPMHREYGSTSSIDKHGVSGESFFDMLKGYQSAEAPDQRSPAPERLTELLTVAPIKQAALDLPDGPLGPARGSPASRLKEREKQLKRRSKSEAGSESIFRKLRSVKVEGDSSRAGSDAEDGGKADESGSLPKPWVCQKGFAHFDVQSLLFDLNEAIHSRQSGGKRKNTTTGASAAAAASASATSSLSSNQSGMYGSPCGSQEELSKDGTGPNTNPALDPGDDKSNDLVLSCPCFRNEIGGEGERNISPAKQQGSIGSGGSSGSSTGSTEEGPLDATLTTHFTNAGVAVLEATKDGQSQHSDRSKRYIVEHVDLGAYYYRKYFYLREHWNYLGVDENLGPVAVSLRREKLEEHKDHGQQYNYRVIFRTSELNTLRGSILEDAVPSTSKHGLGRGLPLKEVLEYLVPELNVHCLRLALNTPKVTDQLMKLDEQGLSFQRKVGVMYCMAGQSSEEEMYNNEAAGPALEEFLHLLGERVRLKGFTKYRAQLDTKTDSTGTHSLYTTYKDYEIMFHVSTMLPYTPNNKQQLLRKRHIGNDIVTIVFQEPGALPFTPKNIRSHFQHVFVIVRAHNPCSDNSSYSVAVTRSRDMPSFGPPILEGVSFPKSSVFREFLLAKVINAENAAHKSHKFRAMATRTRQEYLRDLAERHTTSTPIDPSGKFPFISLAHKKKEKTRPYGGAELRSLGAITWPVYAEDHGNGGELEALLAISNDFVILLDQEFKAVVFNCATKDVIGWTLSSPASLRIFYERGECVSLRSIGNNTEDFKEVVKRLEFLTKGCETSEMTLRRNGLGQLGFHVNYEGIVAEVEPYGYAWQAGLRQGSRLVEICKVSVATLTHEQMIDLLRTSMAVRVIIIPPHDDATPRRGCSELYRAPVSEYKGSSTDSGSFEYKFPFRSNNNKWQRTSSSPQQSLTASPQPHTPNRAISLGSSVGKTLSAERLERGAVIPRSVSSDGRPLDPKRMSPGSESYSLASSMALGRSPHNRSSPSNLSCSSEASGSSAHWRQKSMPEQYPSSRHSPMSSERREIVGEGGSSGKSTPNWSRMEEDGGERGSTEAPVSKSGQGYSGAPRIQRQEQVIHLSPKKGSQSDGPYSGHSSSNTLSSTASSGGHSDSDKWYELGAGGGGSVGDQGDLEPNGLGGGGYLQGVSADSGIDTSSYGASHHSHPHSHHGSTTSLLAPSGSRESRERTASPWHSPTEGGRRMLERSPAAAESPGPPGERSMDAPGRPTHLLVRDSSTFSLSEAGSHSRHSSPRDESSSSTTSPSSQSSVSPGPKSFYPRQGAQSKYLIGWRKPGSTINSVDFGDTRKKSPGESAVDVIPTPAARPSLRDMHSPQPHAKSTMEEDMKRHGLPDSPPPPRKHKEKHVQKSPPSQPLGRRRSLHRTLSDESIYRGQRLPPLRDNVAEPTLGADVLFSCSTLPRSPTTRGVPLRRPSYKLGVKLHGDLSASDTSLVDLVERHRGPLPQELMPLPLSNRDSPLGWTHLVDVANTFENDRTTHYVQRSYMFGDPGHRSSGASSPQQPHIELQPAPMSRPSSSEGHIGLERKVTKLEAVVKMLQDDLKKEREEKLRLQAQIKRLWEDNQRLQEESQTSAAKLKKFTEWVFNTIDMN, from the exons ATGTGTCC TCTGAAGCGTTCTCAGACAGAGCGTTCAGTCGGAGGCTCTGTACCAGCTAGTGATGAGTTCTACACCCGTCGTCTACGACTGCCCAATGGAGGGGCACCGCCACCACGCAGCGAGAGTGCCcacatctcctcctcctccaccaccgGCACCAACCCAGGCGTTCCTAAGATGGGGGTTCGGGCCCGTGTGGCTGACTGGCCTCCAAGGAAAGATGGCGGAGGAGGTGGGGTGTGGCATATCACCGTGGAGACTGACTCACCCAGTTCTACCAGCACTTCCACTTCCTCAGGATCAGGAAGTGGGGACAGGGAGAGACTTTTAGGAGAGGGTGGAGGTAGAGGTGGTGGAGGAGGGGGAATGGGTAGTGGTGGTTCTGGTGGTGGttctggtggtggtggtggaggtggtggaggaGTTTCAGCTGTTGCAGCCCACAGTAACCTATCAGCAAAGCTAGGTCACCTGATAAGCCCGCAGGACTCCTCTATGCTGCGAAACATCCACAACACGCTGAAGAACAAGATGCAAAGCAAAGGCAAGGACAATCGCTTTCTGTCACCGGATGGATATTTAGGTTCCCCTCGCAAAGGCATGCGACGCATCCGTCAGCGCAGTAACAGTGATATAACTATTAGTGAGCTGGATGTAGACGGAAATGAGGGCTGGTCCTTCTCTGGTTGGACACCAATGCACCGCGAGTATGGCAGCACTTCATCCATAGACAAACACGGAGTGTCAGGAGAGAGCTTCTTTGACATGCTGAAAGGATATCAGTCTGCAGAGGCCCCTGACCAGCGAAGTCCAGCCCCAGAGAGGCTAACCGAGCTCCTCACTGTGGCTCCCATAAAACAAGCGGCGCTGGACCTGCCAGACGGACCTTTGGGACCAGCCCGAGGAAGCCCTGCCAGTCGACTAAAGGAACGAGAAAAGCAGTTGAAGAGAAGATCAAAGTCAGAAGCAGGAAGTGAGTCGATATTCCGCAAACTTCGCAGCGTGAAGGTGGAAGGAGACTCTTCAAGGGCCGGCTCGGATGCTGAAGATGGAGGGAAGGCCGATGAAAGTGGCTCACTTCCCAAACCATGGGTGTGCCAAAAAGGCTTTGCCCATTTTGATGTCCAGTCTCTACTCTTTGACCTCAATGAGGCAATCCACAGTCGGCAATCTGGGGGCAAacgcaaaaacacaacaactggTGCTTCGGCGGCTGCTGCCGCCTCTGCTTCAGCCACATCATCGCTTTCATCCAATCAGAGCGGAATGTATGGGTCACCTTGTGGCTCGCAGGAGGAGCTTAGCAAAGATGGAACAGGGCCCAATACCAACCCTGCTCTGGATCCTGGTGATGACAAGAGCAATGACTTAGTTCTGAGCTGTCCTTGTTTTAGAAATGAGATTGGAGGAGAGGGTGAGCGAAACATTTCTCCTGCTAAACAG CAGGGAAGCATCGGCAGTGGTGGAAGCTCAGGCAGCTCCACAGGGAGCACGGAGGAAGGACCTTTAGATGCCACTCTCACCACTCATTTCACCAATGCTGGTGTGGCAGTGTTGGAAGCAACCAAGGACGGTCAAAGCCAACACTCTGACAGGTCCAAACGATACATAGTGGAGCATGTGGACCTTGGAGCCTATTACTACAGAAAATACTTCTACCTTAGAG AGCACTGGAACTATCTTGGGGTGGATGAGAACCTTGGCCCAGTGGCTGTGAGTCTGAGGAGAGAGAAACTAGAGGAGCACAAAGATCACGGCCAACAGTACAACTACAGGGTCATCTTCAGAACCAGTGAG CTTAACACTCTACGAGGTTCCATCCTGGAAGACGCCGTACCGTCCACGTCCAAACACGGCCTTGGCCGAGGCCTGCCTCTCAAGGAAGTGTTGGAGTACCTTGTGCCTGAACTCAACGTCCACTGCTTGCGACTTGCACTCAACACACCAAAAGTCACAGACCAGTTGATGAAGCTAGACGAGCAGGGG CTCAGTTTCCAGCGTAAAGTGGGGGTGATGTACTGCATGGCGGGCCAGAGCAGCGAAGAGGAGATGTACAACAATGAGGCTGCAGGCCCCGCCCTGGAGGAGTTTCTCCACCTGCTCGGCGAGAGGGTTCGGCTCAAAGGCTTCACCAAATATCGAGCTCAACTGGACACAAAGA CCGACTCGACTGGAACTCACTCCTTGTACACAACGTACAAAGACTATGAGATCATGTTCCACGTGTCCACTATGTTGCCATACACTCCGAACAATAAACAGCAG CTACTGCGTAAGCGTCACATTGGGAACGACATCGTCACCATTGTGTTCCAGGAGCCCGGGGCTCTTCCCTTCACCCCTAAAAACATCCGCTCCCACTTCCAGCACGTCTTTGTCATCGTACGAGCACATAACCCGTGTTCTGACAACAGCTCCTACAG TGTGGCAGTCACTCGCTCCAGAGACATGCCGTCCTTTGGTCCACCTATCCTTGAGGGTGTGTCGTTTCCCAAGTCGTCTGTGTTTCGGGAGTTCCTGCTCGCCAAAGTCATCAATGCAGAAAATGCCGCCCACAAATCTCACAAGTTTCGGGCCATGGCCACGCGAACACGCCAAGAGTACTTGCGGGATCTTGCTGAGCGCCACACAACCAGTACGCCAATCGATCCCTCTGGAAAGTTTCCTTTCATCTCATTGGCTCataagaagaaggagaagactCGACCGTATGGAGGTGCAGAGCTGCGCAGTCTTGGTGCAATAACCTGGCCGGTCTATGCTGAGGATCATGGGAATGGAGGTGAACTGGAGGCCCTGTTGGCCATTTCCAATGACTTTGTCATCCTGCTGGACCAGGAGTTTAAGGCGGTGGTTTTTAACTGTGCCACCAAGGACGTGATAGGCTGGACGCTGAGCAGTCCGGCATCCCTGAGGATTTTCTATGAGCGAGGAGAATGTGTGTCCCTGAGGAGTATTGGCAATAACACGGAGGACTTCAAAGAAGTGGTGAAACGACTTGAG TTTCTTACAAAGGGCTGTGAAACGTCAGAGATGACACTTCGGCGAAATGGCCTGGGTCAGCTCGGTTTCCACGTGAATTATGAAGGCATCGTGGCAGAG GTGGAGCCGTACGGCTATGCCTGGCAGGCAGGTTTGCGACAAGGAAGCCGTTTAGTGGAAATCTGCAAAGTGTCCGTGGCAACCCTGACCCATGAGCAGATGATTGACCTCCTGCGGACCTCAATGGCGGTACGCGTCATCATCATCCCACCCCACGATGACGCCACTCCtcgcag GGGTTGTTCAGAGCTCTACCGAGCGCCTGTGTCAGAATACAAGGGTAGCAGCACTGACAGCGGCTCCTTCGAGTACAAGTTCCCTTTccgcagcaacaacaacaaatggcaGAGGACGTCAAGCAGCCCCCAGCAGTCGCTGACCGCCTCCCCACAGCCGCACACACCCAACCGGGCCATAAGCCTGGGCAGCTCGGTGGGAAAGACTCTGTCTGCTGAGCGGCTGGAGAGAGGGGCTGTTATTCCACGCAGCGTCAGCAGCGATGGGCGACCTCTGGACCCCAAAAG GATGTCTCCAGGCAGTGAGAGTTACAGCCTGGCCTCTTCAATGGCATTAGGTCGCTCCCCTCATAATCGCAGCTCACCCAGTAACCTGTCCTGTTCCAGTGAAGCTTCTGGAAGCTCTGCTCACTGGAGACAGAAGTCCATGCCAGAGCA GTACCCAAGCAGCCGCCATTCACCGATGTCCTCTGAGAGAAGGGAAATAGTGGGAGAGGGCGGGTCAAGTGGGAAGTCTACACCTAATTGGTCGAGAATGGAGGAAGATGGAGGTGAACGAGGCTCCACAG AGGCTCCAGTGTCCAAGTCTGGTCAAGGCTACTCAGGAGCTCCTCGAATCCAGAGGCAGGAGCAGGTCATCCACCTTTCACCGAAGAAGGGCAGTCAG TCTGACGGCCCATACTCTGGACACTCGAGCAGCAACACTCTGTCCAGCACAGCGTCCAGCGGGGGCCACAGCGACAGCGACAAATGGTACGAGCTCGGCGCAGGCGGCGGCGGCTCAGTGGGCGACCAAGGTGACCTGGAGCCCAATGGCCTGGGGGGAGGCGGCTACCTTCAGGGCGTCTCGGCCGACAGCGGCATTGACACCAGCTCGTACGGAGCATCTCACCACTCCCACCCCCACTCCCACCACGGCAGCACCACTTCTCTGCTGGCTCCCAGTGGGAGCAGGGAGAGTCGTGAGCGAACGGCCTCCCCCTGGCACAGTCCCACCGAGGGGGGCCGAAGGATGCTGGAGAGGTCGCCAGCCGCCGCGGAGTCTCCTGGACCTCCTGGGGAAAGAAGCATGGATGCACCGGGTCGACCCACGCATCTGCTCGTCAGAGACAGCAGCACTTTCAGTCTGAGTGAAGCCGGGTCGCATTCCAG GCACAGTTCTCCCAGAGATGAATCTTCCTCCTCGACTACTTCCCCTTCATCCCAGTCTTCAGTCTCTCCTGGACCCAAAAGCTTCTACCCCCGACAGGGAGCTCAGTCCAAGTACCTAATTGGCTGGAGGAAGCCCGGCTCCACCATCAACTCTGTGGACTTTGGAGACACAAGAAA GAAATCTCCTGGAGAAAGTGCAGTGGATGTGATTCCCACCCCAGCAGCCAGGCCGTCCCTCAGAGACATGCACTCGCCTCAGCCTCACGCCAAGTCCACCATGGAGGAGGACATGAAGAGGCACGGCCTTCCCGACAGTCCTCCACCCCCACGCAAACATAAAGAAAAG CACGTCCAGAAATCCCCGCCAAGCCAGCCGCTCGGGCGCCGCCGATCACTCCATCGCACCCTGTCCGATGAGAGCATCTATCGTGGTCAGCGCCTCCCCCCGCTGAGAGACAACGTGGCAGAACCAACGCTGGGCGCCGACGTTCTCTTCAGCTGCTCCACTTTGCCTCGCTCCCCCACCACCCGTGGTGTGCCCCTCAGACGGCCCTCCTACAAGCTGGGAGTCAAACTGCACG GTGATCTCTCTGCGTCGGACACATCCCTGGTGGATTTGGTGGAGCGTCACCGTGGACCTCTCCCCCAGGAGCTGATGCCTCTCCCCTTGTCCAATAGGGACAGTCCTCTGGGGTGGACGCACCTGGTGGACGTGGCCAACACTTTTGAGAACGACAGAACCACACATTACG TTCAGAGAAGTTACATGTTTGGTGACCCAGGTCATCGAAGCAGTGGGGCCTCCAGTCCTCAGCAGCCACACATAGAGCTGCAGCCCGCCCCCATGTCACGGCCCTCATCGAG TGAGGGCCACATAGGTCTGGAGAGGAAGGTGACAAAACTGGAGGCTGTGGTGAAAATGCTGCAGGACGACCTAAAGAAG GAGCGTGAGGAGAAGCTGCGTCTCCAGGCTCAGATCAAACGGCTGTGGGAAGACAACCAGAGGCTGCAGGAGGAGTCACAGACCTCCGCCGccaagctgaagaagttcaCAGAGTGGGTCTTCAACACCATTGACATGAACTGA